A stretch of the Nitrospinaceae bacterium genome encodes the following:
- a CDS encoding DUF664 domain-containing protein — translation MEVGEIYIEGLGRINGILHRSLEGASGEMLCRMPAPHSNSMAWTAWHLTRVHDDHMADLAAVPQLWTSEGWHDSFSMPPDDAETGQGHSFEEVAAFKVASADLLLGYADAALERSKKYLAGLGPADLDRELDEPQYDPLPTLGVRLVSIIADNTQHAGQVAYLRGFFEEKRWGRA, via the coding sequence ATGGAAGTAGGCGAGATATACATTGAAGGCCTGGGAAGGATCAACGGTATCCTGCACCGCTCGCTCGAGGGCGCATCGGGCGAAATGCTCTGCCGAATGCCTGCGCCGCATTCCAACTCGATGGCCTGGACGGCCTGGCACCTGACCCGGGTTCACGACGACCACATGGCGGATTTGGCCGCGGTCCCTCAATTGTGGACGAGTGAGGGATGGCATGACAGCTTTAGTATGCCCCCTGATGATGCGGAAACGGGACAGGGGCACAGCTTTGAGGAAGTTGCCGCCTTCAAGGTCGCCTCAGCCGATCTCCTTCTCGGCTATGCGGACGCCGCGCTAGAGCGAAGCAAAAAATACCTTGCCGGGCTGGGACCCGCCGATCTTGATCGCGAACTCGATGAGCCGCAGTACGATCCCCTGCCCACCCTCGGGGTGCGGTTGGTGAGCATCATAGCCGACAATACCCAGCATGCTGGCCAGGTGGCGTATCTCAGAGGTTTTTTCGAGGAAAAGCGCTGGGGTAGGGCTTAG